In a genomic window of Nesterenkonia halotolerans:
- a CDS encoding ATP-binding cassette domain-containing protein — translation MISLQSITKSFGGFQALDGVDLEVEAGTVQGLLGPNGAGKTTTVRVLTTLLEPDGGDAFIAGHSVRTQGHAARRSLGVSGQYAAVDDKLTGLENLTLVGQLYGMRRRAAKTRAHELLEHFRLDGVPKGQRAGSYSGGMRRRLDLAGALVARPPVVILDEPTTGLDPRGRRDTWDAISALAEDGTAVLLTTQYLEEADELADSIAVIDGGRIVAEGTPAALKTEAGGARIDMVFEHGGTVPAARAALSHIGLEVTADDAALRLSATAPHRQESLQAALIALREAQIEVVEASLRQPTLDDVFLQITQKPAGVRSGEDSATDPSTRHAEAATREEVRS, via the coding sequence TTGATCTCGCTGCAGTCGATCACCAAGAGCTTCGGCGGCTTCCAGGCGCTGGACGGCGTGGACCTCGAGGTCGAAGCCGGCACGGTCCAAGGCCTGCTGGGCCCCAACGGGGCGGGCAAGACGACGACGGTGCGCGTGCTGACGACGCTGCTAGAGCCTGACGGCGGAGACGCGTTCATCGCGGGGCACAGCGTGCGCACGCAGGGCCATGCAGCGCGGCGCAGCCTTGGGGTCTCCGGGCAGTACGCCGCTGTGGACGACAAGCTCACCGGACTCGAGAACCTCACCCTGGTGGGTCAGCTCTACGGGATGCGACGCCGGGCCGCGAAAACCCGCGCGCACGAGCTGCTGGAACACTTCCGGCTCGACGGCGTGCCCAAGGGACAGCGAGCAGGCTCCTACTCCGGCGGGATGCGACGCCGGTTGGACCTTGCCGGGGCCCTGGTCGCCCGCCCCCCGGTGGTGATCCTCGACGAGCCCACCACCGGATTGGACCCCCGCGGTAGACGCGACACCTGGGATGCCATCTCCGCGCTCGCCGAGGACGGAACCGCGGTGCTGCTGACCACCCAGTATCTCGAGGAAGCTGACGAGCTCGCGGACTCGATCGCGGTGATCGACGGCGGGCGGATCGTGGCCGAGGGCACCCCCGCGGCGTTGAAGACAGAGGCCGGAGGTGCCCGCATCGACATGGTCTTTGAGCACGGCGGCACGGTCCCTGCGGCTCGCGCCGCACTGAGTCACATCGGCCTGGAGGTCACCGCGGATGATGCCGCGCTGCGGCTCAGTGCGACAGCGCCACACCGTCAGGAAAGCCTGCAAGCGGCACTCATCGCGCTGAGGGAGGCGCAGATCGAGGTCGTCGAAGCCTCGTTGCGCCAGCCCACCCTGGACGACGTCTTCCTGCAGATCACCCAGAAGCCGGCCGGGGTCCGCTCCGGCGAGGACTCCGCCACCGATCCCTCCACCCGGCACGCCGAGGCAGCGACCCGAGAGGAGGTCCGCTCATGA
- a CDS encoding ABC transporter permease has translation MSVITAVRDGGIIARRNFTNVRRTPGALVTGVAQPIIFVLIMAFVFGGALGGADYREFLIGGLLAQTLTFNSSFTAVYLAKDLHQGIVDRFRVLPMSRVGVVLGRTWSDLITSVISTVVLVLCGLMIGWRATTDPLTITLTFLLLLLYAFAIAWVGAVVALTARSVEVAQSLGLLWLFPVCFVSGAFVSADSLPGPLRGIAEWNPVTAIATAARQGFGNTAPAQFQVAGGWPAENAMLYATLCCVAIIAVFAPIAVTQYRRISRR, from the coding sequence ATGAGCGTGATCACCGCAGTACGGGACGGCGGGATCATCGCGCGCCGAAACTTCACCAATGTACGCCGGACCCCCGGGGCCCTGGTCACCGGTGTGGCCCAGCCGATCATCTTCGTGCTGATCATGGCCTTCGTCTTCGGCGGCGCGCTGGGTGGGGCTGACTACCGGGAGTTCCTCATCGGCGGACTGCTCGCGCAGACCCTGACCTTCAACTCCTCCTTCACCGCGGTCTACCTGGCCAAGGACCTGCACCAGGGAATCGTGGACCGCTTCCGGGTGCTGCCGATGTCACGGGTCGGTGTCGTGCTCGGCCGCACCTGGTCTGACCTGATCACCAGTGTGATCTCCACAGTGGTCTTGGTGCTCTGCGGGCTGATGATCGGGTGGCGAGCCACCACGGATCCGCTCACAATCACCCTGACCTTCCTGCTGCTGCTGCTCTACGCCTTCGCTATTGCCTGGGTCGGCGCCGTCGTCGCGCTGACCGCGCGCAGCGTGGAAGTGGCACAGAGCCTGGGGCTGCTTTGGCTGTTCCCGGTCTGTTTCGTCTCCGGCGCCTTCGTCTCGGCGGACTCGCTGCCGGGTCCGCTGCGCGGGATCGCGGAGTGGAACCCGGTCACCGCCATCGCCACCGCCGCCCGGCAGGGCTTCGGCAACACCGCCCCCGCACAGTTCCAGGTGGCCGGTGGCTGGCCCGCGGAGAACGCGATGCTCTACGCCACCCTGTGCTGCGTGGCGATCATCGCCGTCTTCGCACCGATCGCAGTGACCCAGTACCGGCGCATCAGCCGGCGATGA
- a CDS encoding PTS ascorbate transporter subunit IIC — MDWLVAIPEFLVNEILSVPAFLIGIIVAVGLIALKKSTGQIIGGAMKAILGFLLIGAGAGLVVASLDPLGIMIQGATGAQGVIPTNEAIVGIAQETYGAQVAWLMILGFAISLVLARFTPLSYVFLTGHHILFMATLLTIVLATAGYSGPLTVGVGGALLGILMVSLPAFSQPFTRKITGDDSIAMGHFGTAGYVAAGTVGRLVGGKSSRSTEDLKLPEGLRFLRDSMVATALSMVIMYVVVALIFFAREGEAAYEAFDGGAENPGNFIMLSVTQGLQFGIAVAVILFGVRTILGEIVPAFQGIAAKIVPGAIPALDAPIVFPYAQNAVLIGFLSSFTGGLVGLAALTLWLNPALGLALILPGLVPHFFTGGAAGVYGNATGGRRGAVAGGFVNGLLITFLPALLLLVLGDFGSANTTFGDTDFGWFGILVGYGAGIGSIGGIVVVAALGLLILGAAILVQRRVVDRGWDASPHRPDQPERSSTDAPAAGTNGQYAKITPPKGAPAPPARS; from the coding sequence ATGGACTGGCTCGTCGCAATCCCCGAATTCCTCGTCAACGAGATTCTCTCCGTCCCAGCGTTCCTGATCGGCATCATCGTCGCCGTGGGATTGATCGCGCTGAAGAAGTCCACCGGACAGATCATCGGTGGCGCCATGAAGGCGATCCTCGGGTTCCTGCTCATCGGTGCAGGCGCCGGCCTCGTCGTCGCATCCTTGGACCCGCTGGGGATCATGATCCAGGGTGCCACCGGCGCCCAGGGCGTCATCCCCACCAACGAGGCCATCGTCGGGATCGCACAAGAGACCTACGGTGCGCAGGTGGCGTGGCTGATGATCCTTGGATTCGCCATCAGTCTGGTGTTAGCCCGCTTCACTCCGCTGAGCTATGTCTTCCTCACCGGCCACCACATCCTCTTCATGGCCACGCTGCTCACGATCGTCCTCGCCACTGCCGGGTACTCCGGGCCGCTCACAGTCGGTGTCGGCGGCGCGCTGCTCGGGATTCTGATGGTCTCACTCCCGGCCTTCTCGCAGCCCTTCACCCGCAAGATCACCGGTGATGACAGCATTGCCATGGGGCACTTCGGCACCGCGGGCTACGTCGCGGCAGGAACCGTGGGCCGGCTGGTCGGCGGCAAGTCCAGCCGCTCCACGGAAGACCTGAAGCTCCCCGAAGGACTGCGATTCCTCCGGGACTCCATGGTCGCGACCGCCCTGTCCATGGTGATCATGTACGTCGTCGTCGCGCTGATCTTCTTCGCCCGCGAAGGCGAAGCCGCCTATGAGGCGTTCGACGGCGGCGCGGAGAATCCCGGCAACTTCATCATGCTCTCGGTGACACAGGGACTGCAGTTCGGCATCGCCGTCGCGGTGATCCTCTTCGGTGTCCGCACCATCCTTGGCGAGATCGTCCCTGCGTTCCAGGGCATCGCAGCCAAGATCGTGCCCGGCGCCATCCCTGCCCTCGATGCACCGATCGTGTTCCCCTACGCGCAGAACGCAGTGCTGATCGGCTTCCTCTCCAGCTTCACCGGCGGACTCGTCGGACTCGCAGCGCTGACCCTGTGGCTCAACCCCGCGCTCGGCCTCGCCCTGATTCTGCCGGGCCTGGTGCCACACTTCTTCACCGGTGGCGCAGCCGGCGTCTATGGCAACGCGACCGGTGGTCGTCGCGGCGCGGTGGCAGGCGGTTTCGTCAACGGTCTGCTCATCACGTTCCTGCCGGCACTGCTGCTCCTTGTCCTTGGTGACTTCGGCTCTGCCAACACCACGTTCGGGGACACAGACTTCGGCTGGTTTGGGATCCTCGTCGGCTACGGCGCAGGCATCGGCTCGATCGGCGGCATCGTCGTCGTCGCAGCTCTGGGGCTGCTGATTCTTGGTGCCGCGATCCTGGTGCAGCGTCGCGTCGTCGACCGGGGCTGGGATGCCTCTCCCCACCGGCCTGACCAGCCCGAACGGTCCTCTACGGACGCTCCTGCGGCCGGCACCAACGGGCAGTATGCGAAGATCACTCCTCCCAAGGGCGCCCCGGCACCACCTGCACGCAGCTAG
- a CDS encoding pyruvate carboxylase, translating to MFSKILVANRGEIAIRAFRAGVELGARTVAVYPHEDRNSFHRQKADEAYRIGEEGHAVRAYLDIEEIIRVAKDAGVDAIYPGYGFLSENPDLARAAEAAGITFIGPPADVLESTGDKVKALRAARSAGVPVLQSSEPSKDTEELTKAAEEIGFPIFVKAVAGGGGRGMRRVDKREDLAESLRSAMHEAETAFGNPTVFLEQAVLRPRHIEVQILADGEGNVVHLFERDCSLQRRYQKVVEIAPAPHLDEEIRQALHRDAVAFAKAMNYRNAGTVEFLVDTVGERAGQHVFIEMNPRIQVEHTVTEEITDIDLVSAQMRIAAGETLEDLDIRQEDLRVRGSAMQCRITTEDPANDFRPDIGTVTVYRSAGGSGIRLDGGTVYTGAEISPHFDSMLVKLTARGRNHQTAIARARRALSEFRIRGVATNIPFLLNVLDSKEFLAGDVATDFIDAHPELAKINRSLDRGSKALQYLADITVNQPHGPRVEGIDPRDKLPHFPGDKRDEPDRSPFDGPSDHPRPDGWRQVLLAEGPEVFARKLREQSALAVTDTTFRDAHQSLLATRVRTRDLLAAAPAVAHVTPGLLSVEAWGGATYDVALRFLSEDPWDRLRLLRAELPNIPLQMLLRGRNTVGYTPYPLEVTDAFVAEAAATGVDIFRIFDALNDVNQIVPAIEAVRKTGTAVAEAALCYTGNLSDPAEDLYTLDYYLGLAQQMVDAGAHILAIKDMAGLLRPSAAKTLVTALRERFDLPVHLHTHDTAGGQLATLLAAAEAGVDAVDVAVASMAATTSQPPASALVAALEHTERDTGLGLEAVASMEPYWEAVRSIYTPFESGLPSPTGRVYRHEIPGGQLSNLRQQAIALGLGERFESIEDMYHAADTMLGRLVKVTPSSKVVGDLALQLVGMDVDPKEFEANPQSFDLPDSVIQLLAGQLGDPPGGWPEPFRSKALEGRTVKPLAQELSEEDSQALASEDAGQRRRTLNRLLFPGPTKDFEAARDKYGDVQVLHTRDFLYGLRTGYEHVISLGKGVRLLVTLQTVSEPDPKGVRTVMCTLNGQARQVGARDDSVEASVAVAEKADTSKQGHVAAPFAGAVSLTVEEGGTVEAGQNVATIEAMKMEAGITTPVGGTVSRVVLTGVQQVDGGDLLLVVE from the coding sequence ATGTTCTCGAAGATCCTGGTTGCCAATCGCGGGGAGATCGCCATCCGTGCGTTCCGCGCCGGCGTCGAACTCGGTGCTCGCACCGTGGCCGTCTACCCGCATGAGGACCGCAACTCCTTCCATCGGCAGAAGGCCGATGAGGCCTACCGGATCGGCGAAGAGGGCCATGCCGTCCGCGCCTACCTGGACATCGAAGAGATCATCCGCGTCGCCAAGGACGCCGGCGTGGATGCCATCTACCCCGGTTACGGCTTTCTCTCTGAGAACCCCGATCTCGCCCGCGCCGCCGAAGCCGCCGGGATCACTTTCATCGGCCCGCCCGCCGATGTCCTGGAATCCACCGGGGACAAGGTCAAAGCTCTCCGCGCCGCCAGATCAGCCGGCGTCCCGGTCCTGCAGAGCTCCGAACCTTCCAAGGACACCGAGGAGCTCACCAAGGCCGCCGAGGAGATCGGCTTCCCGATCTTCGTCAAAGCAGTCGCCGGCGGTGGAGGCCGGGGGATGCGCCGTGTGGACAAGCGTGAAGATCTCGCCGAATCCCTCCGCTCAGCCATGCATGAGGCGGAGACCGCCTTCGGCAACCCGACAGTTTTTCTGGAACAGGCTGTCTTGCGCCCCCGCCACATCGAGGTCCAGATCCTTGCCGACGGGGAAGGCAATGTGGTTCACCTCTTCGAGCGCGACTGTTCCCTGCAGCGCCGCTACCAGAAGGTCGTGGAGATCGCCCCGGCCCCGCATCTGGATGAGGAGATCCGCCAAGCGCTGCACCGGGACGCCGTCGCCTTCGCCAAGGCCATGAACTACCGCAACGCCGGCACCGTGGAGTTCCTCGTGGACACCGTCGGGGAGCGCGCCGGGCAGCACGTGTTCATCGAGATGAACCCGCGCATCCAAGTGGAGCACACGGTCACCGAAGAGATCACCGACATCGACTTGGTCTCCGCGCAGATGCGCATCGCGGCCGGTGAGACCCTCGAGGACCTCGACATCCGCCAGGAGGATCTGCGAGTGCGCGGCTCGGCCATGCAGTGCCGGATCACCACCGAGGACCCCGCCAATGACTTCCGTCCGGACATCGGCACCGTCACCGTCTACCGATCCGCCGGCGGGTCCGGCATCCGACTCGACGGCGGCACCGTCTACACCGGCGCGGAGATCAGCCCGCACTTCGACTCCATGCTGGTGAAGCTCACCGCCCGCGGGCGCAATCACCAGACCGCCATCGCCCGGGCTCGCCGCGCGCTCTCCGAGTTCCGCATCCGCGGCGTCGCCACCAATATCCCGTTCCTGCTCAACGTGCTGGACTCCAAGGAGTTCCTCGCCGGGGACGTGGCCACCGATTTCATCGACGCCCACCCCGAGCTCGCCAAGATCAACCGCTCACTGGACCGCGGATCCAAGGCTCTGCAGTACCTGGCCGACATCACCGTGAACCAGCCGCACGGCCCCCGGGTGGAGGGCATCGACCCGCGGGACAAGCTCCCGCACTTCCCCGGAGACAAGCGTGACGAGCCCGACCGCAGCCCCTTCGACGGCCCCTCGGATCACCCCAGACCCGACGGCTGGCGCCAGGTGCTCCTCGCCGAGGGCCCCGAAGTCTTCGCCCGCAAGCTCCGCGAACAGAGCGCACTCGCCGTCACCGACACCACCTTCCGGGACGCCCACCAGTCACTGCTCGCCACCCGCGTGCGCACCCGAGACCTGCTCGCCGCTGCGCCCGCCGTCGCGCATGTGACACCCGGGCTGCTCTCGGTGGAGGCCTGGGGTGGCGCCACGTACGACGTCGCGCTGCGATTCCTCTCTGAGGACCCGTGGGACCGGCTGCGTCTGCTGCGCGCGGAGCTGCCGAACATCCCGCTCCAGATGCTGCTGCGCGGCCGCAACACCGTGGGCTACACCCCCTACCCCCTGGAGGTCACCGACGCGTTCGTGGCCGAGGCCGCCGCCACCGGGGTGGACATCTTCCGGATCTTCGACGCGCTCAATGACGTGAACCAGATCGTCCCGGCCATCGAGGCGGTCCGCAAGACCGGGACCGCCGTGGCCGAGGCCGCTCTCTGCTACACCGGCAACCTCAGTGACCCCGCCGAGGACCTCTACACCCTGGACTACTATCTGGGTCTGGCCCAGCAGATGGTCGACGCCGGCGCGCACATCCTGGCGATCAAGGACATGGCCGGACTCCTGCGTCCTTCCGCGGCGAAGACCCTGGTCACCGCCCTGCGGGAACGTTTCGACCTGCCAGTGCACCTGCACACCCACGACACCGCCGGTGGACAGCTCGCCACCCTGCTGGCAGCCGCCGAGGCCGGAGTGGACGCCGTCGACGTCGCTGTGGCCTCCATGGCGGCGACCACCTCGCAGCCGCCGGCCTCAGCGCTGGTGGCAGCCCTGGAGCACACCGAGCGCGACACCGGGCTGGGTCTGGAAGCCGTGGCCTCGATGGAGCCCTATTGGGAGGCCGTGCGCTCGATCTACACTCCGTTCGAATCCGGACTGCCCAGCCCGACAGGCCGCGTCTACCGGCACGAGATCCCGGGCGGTCAGCTCTCAAACCTGCGCCAACAGGCCATCGCGCTGGGCCTGGGGGAGCGGTTCGAATCCATCGAGGACATGTACCACGCGGCCGACACCATGCTGGGCCGGCTGGTGAAGGTCACCCCGTCCTCGAAGGTGGTCGGGGACCTCGCCCTGCAGCTGGTGGGCATGGATGTGGACCCCAAGGAATTCGAGGCCAATCCGCAGAGCTTCGACCTGCCCGATTCGGTGATCCAACTCCTCGCCGGGCAGCTCGGGGACCCGCCGGGCGGCTGGCCCGAGCCGTTCCGGTCCAAGGCGCTTGAAGGCCGCACGGTCAAACCGCTGGCGCAGGAGCTCTCCGAAGAGGACTCCCAGGCGCTGGCCTCCGAGGACGCCGGGCAGCGGCGCCGCACACTGAATCGGCTGCTCTTCCCGGGCCCGACCAAGGACTTCGAGGCCGCGCGGGACAAGTACGGCGACGTGCAGGTGCTGCACACCCGTGACTTCCTCTACGGACTGCGCACCGGCTACGAGCACGTCATCTCCCTGGGCAAAGGAGTGCGACTCCTGGTCACCCTGCAGACCGTCTCAGAACCTGACCCGAAGGGCGTCAGGACCGTGATGTGCACACTCAATGGACAGGCCCGTCAGGTCGGGGCCCGCGATGACTCCGTGGAAGCCTCCGTCGCGGTCGCCGAGAAGGCCGACACCTCCAAGCAGGGCCACGTGGCTGCACCCTTCGCCGGAGCGGTCTCACTCACGGTCGAGGAAGGTGGCACCGTCGAGGCCGGGCAGAACGTGGCGACCATTGAGGCGATGAAGATGGAAGCCGGGATCACGACTCCGGTAGGCGGGACCGTCTCCCGGGTGGTCCTCACCGGCGTGCAACAGGTGGACGGCGGAGACCTGCTCCTCGTCGTCGAATAG
- a CDS encoding MbtH family protein gives MTNPFDRDDVQFRVVINELGQHSLWPEFADVPSGWVAVFGAAARQDCLDYVEQHWQDITPVFERDLAVS, from the coding sequence ATGACCAACCCCTTTGACCGAGATGATGTGCAGTTCCGGGTAGTCATCAATGAGCTCGGCCAGCATTCGCTCTGGCCTGAGTTCGCCGATGTTCCCAGCGGCTGGGTGGCCGTCTTCGGTGCGGCCGCGCGCCAGGACTGCCTCGACTACGTCGAGCAGCACTGGCAGGACATCACCCCGGTGTTCGAACGCGACCTGGCTGTGTCTTGA
- a CDS encoding PTS sugar transporter subunit IIA produces MTSSLPELIHEDSILLDAEATDWQSAVRLAGGLLEQAGIASAEYTQAMVDNVVDNGPYIVIAPGFAFAHARPSEAVHRTGMSWVRLKDPVDFGSGDNDPVSLVVALAAVDSKDHTHALAELSGVLGDDDLRAAVDTAPSPEAITAILRGEDQPTKTPETTKKSSGGSEQHLILTVCGNGLGTSLFLKNTLEGVLDTWGWGRFLNVEATDTISARGRASEAKAILTSGEIAKSLGDVGIPVKVIENFTSKNELDSALRELYDV; encoded by the coding sequence ATGACCTCATCTCTTCCGGAACTCATTCACGAGGACTCGATTCTGTTGGATGCCGAGGCAACAGATTGGCAGTCAGCTGTGCGCCTTGCGGGTGGCCTTCTGGAACAGGCAGGTATTGCGTCCGCCGAGTACACCCAAGCGATGGTCGACAACGTCGTCGACAACGGCCCGTACATCGTCATCGCACCCGGCTTCGCGTTCGCGCACGCACGTCCCTCCGAGGCTGTTCACCGCACTGGAATGTCCTGGGTGCGGCTCAAGGACCCGGTGGACTTCGGAAGCGGCGACAACGATCCGGTCTCCTTAGTCGTGGCTCTTGCCGCTGTGGACTCCAAAGACCACACGCACGCCCTTGCCGAGCTCAGTGGCGTCCTGGGCGATGACGACTTGCGCGCCGCCGTGGATACAGCCCCCTCTCCCGAGGCAATCACTGCAATTCTCCGTGGAGAGGACCAGCCCACAAAGACTCCCGAGACCACGAAAAAGTCGTCGGGCGGCTCCGAACAGCATCTGATCCTTACTGTCTGCGGCAACGGCCTTGGGACTTCCCTCTTTCTGAAGAACACCCTCGAAGGTGTTTTGGACACGTGGGGCTGGGGCCGCTTCCTCAACGTCGAGGCCACCGACACCATCTCTGCCCGCGGCCGAGCCTCAGAGGCCAAGGCGATTCTCACCTCCGGAGAGATCGCCAAGTCCCTGGGTGATGTCGGCATCCCGGTCAAGGTCATCGAAAACTTCACCAGCAAGAACGAGCTCGACAGCGCATTGCGCGAGCTCTACGACGTCTAA
- a CDS encoding mannitol dehydrogenase family protein — protein sequence MITLNASSLNQIADASGAPAVPTYDLAQRQVGIVHFGVGGFHRAHQALYLDRLMNDGEAMDWAICGVGLLPGDARMRDALLPQDTLYTLVTKAPDGSRDARVIGTLAEYLFAPDDPEAVLTRMTDPAVRIVSLTVTEGGYNYNASTGEFQFETPAVSEDLEADFASGATPKTMFGYVIEALRRRREAGEQAFTVLSCDNVRGNGDLARRMLLAYAQRKDPELGEWIAEHVTFPNCMVDRITPVTADSDRAMVAESFGVQDAWPVVSEDFIQWVLEDRFPAGRPAFERVGVQMVDDVEPYELMKLRLLNCSHQAIAYFGLLLGHTYAHEAVNDEDLARFTRKSYMDDEGTPAVGEVPGTDLEQYKDQLMERFGNEYVADALARLAAESSDRIPTWLVPVIRENLAAGRDVTASAAIVASWARYAEGVGENGEQWDVVDRQRERVMARAATHDEDLLAFLRDEELFGDLVEQSAFTEPYAEALKTLRAEGARVLLQQIVA from the coding sequence ATGATCACACTCAATGCCTCCTCACTGAATCAGATCGCGGATGCTTCCGGCGCGCCGGCAGTGCCCACCTATGACCTGGCCCAGCGCCAGGTGGGGATCGTGCATTTCGGGGTGGGCGGTTTCCACCGAGCACACCAGGCGCTGTACTTGGATCGGCTGATGAACGACGGCGAGGCCATGGATTGGGCCATCTGTGGGGTGGGTCTCCTGCCCGGTGATGCGCGGATGCGAGATGCCCTTCTCCCGCAGGACACGCTCTACACGTTGGTGACCAAAGCGCCCGACGGCAGCCGGGACGCCCGGGTGATCGGAACGCTGGCTGAGTACCTCTTCGCCCCTGATGATCCGGAGGCTGTCCTCACCCGGATGACGGACCCCGCGGTGCGCATCGTGTCCCTGACCGTGACCGAGGGCGGCTACAACTACAACGCCTCCACCGGGGAGTTCCAGTTCGAGACTCCTGCTGTGTCCGAGGATCTGGAGGCTGACTTCGCCTCCGGTGCGACCCCGAAGACCATGTTCGGCTACGTGATCGAGGCGCTGCGTCGTCGTCGTGAAGCGGGGGAACAGGCCTTCACAGTGCTCTCCTGCGACAACGTGCGCGGAAATGGCGACCTGGCTCGTCGCATGCTGCTCGCCTATGCCCAGCGCAAGGATCCGGAGCTGGGGGAGTGGATTGCGGAGCATGTGACGTTCCCCAACTGCATGGTGGATCGCATCACGCCGGTCACCGCCGATTCGGACCGTGCCATGGTGGCCGAGAGCTTCGGAGTGCAGGATGCCTGGCCAGTGGTCAGCGAGGACTTCATCCAGTGGGTGCTGGAGGACCGCTTTCCCGCCGGCCGACCGGCGTTCGAGCGGGTCGGGGTGCAGATGGTCGACGACGTCGAACCCTACGAGCTGATGAAACTTCGTCTGCTGAACTGCAGCCACCAGGCCATCGCCTACTTCGGCCTGCTGCTGGGGCACACCTACGCCCACGAGGCAGTCAATGACGAGGACCTGGCTCGGTTTACCCGCAAGAGCTACATGGATGACGAGGGCACCCCCGCTGTGGGCGAGGTCCCGGGAACGGATCTGGAGCAGTACAAGGACCAGCTCATGGAGCGTTTCGGCAACGAGTACGTGGCGGATGCCCTGGCGCGACTGGCTGCGGAGTCCAGTGACCGGATCCCCACCTGGTTGGTCCCGGTGATCCGGGAAAACCTCGCTGCCGGGCGAGACGTGACGGCCTCCGCCGCGATCGTGGCCTCCTGGGCTCGCTACGCCGAGGGCGTTGGTGAGAACGGTGAGCAGTGGGATGTGGTGGACAGGCAGCGTGAACGTGTGATGGCTCGAGCCGCCACCCACGACGAGGACCTCCTGGCGTTCCTGCGCGACGAGGAGCTCTTCGGCGATCTGGTGGAACAGTCAGCCTTCACGGAGCCCTATGCCGAGGCGTTGAAGACCCTGCGTGCCGAGGGTGCACGGGTTCTGCTGCAGCAGATCGTGGCCTGA
- a CDS encoding 4'-phosphopantetheinyl transferase family protein yields the protein MTVQDQAAAAAKLDPADQQRVLTARCALRLTAATHLGAGAQEAAQLQIRRQCEQCGGPHGRPQLDGISLSSSSSARHVLTGAAAPGRDVGVDVEAIPERLSPEFTEYALHRTERGALQRLAAAAQIPAVIEHWVLKEAVLKAAGVGLNHPPGALLLGTPEVSTRWHGRTGSAELRWAPVVETGDSRVEGMWSTLIPSPRGWVAAVAARSPEDISDLAASWEDRDRGHRQLSAGLGAGRARSATDFRA from the coding sequence GTGACTGTGCAGGACCAGGCGGCTGCCGCGGCCAAGCTCGACCCGGCAGACCAGCAGCGCGTGCTCACTGCCCGGTGCGCACTGCGACTGACCGCCGCCACGCACCTCGGGGCAGGGGCGCAGGAGGCAGCACAGCTTCAGATCCGGCGGCAATGTGAGCAATGCGGCGGCCCGCATGGACGCCCCCAGCTGGATGGGATCAGTCTGAGCAGCTCAAGCTCGGCCCGGCACGTGCTCACCGGCGCCGCAGCCCCCGGGCGGGACGTCGGCGTGGACGTCGAAGCGATTCCGGAACGGCTCTCCCCCGAGTTCACGGAGTACGCCCTCCACCGGACTGAGCGGGGGGCTCTACAGCGACTGGCAGCTGCGGCGCAGATCCCCGCGGTGATCGAGCACTGGGTGTTGAAAGAGGCCGTGCTCAAGGCCGCCGGGGTGGGGCTGAACCATCCCCCCGGGGCGCTGCTGCTGGGCACCCCTGAGGTCTCCACGCGCTGGCACGGCCGCACGGGCAGCGCGGAGCTGCGCTGGGCTCCGGTGGTGGAGACCGGGGACAGCCGGGTGGAGGGGATGTGGAGCACTCTGATTCCCTCGCCGCGAGGCTGGGTGGCCGCCGTGGCGGCCCGCTCACCGGAGGACATCAGCGACCTCGCTGCTTCCTGGGAAGACCGAGACCGGGGTCACCGTCAGCTGTCGGCTGGACTCGGGGCCGGCCGCGCGCGGTCGGCCACTGACTTCCGAGCCTGA